In Legionella sp. PATHC035, a genomic segment contains:
- a CDS encoding host attachment protein, which yields MKFDHQTTWVLAADTNTCRIYKSTTTPYDLKLIKELQHPQSKLRDIELTSEKPGRYNTATTTRGTYTQQSDPKEIEIDNFARTIAEELDHSRNAHEYDKLIVITGPHMNGLLFHHLNKHVHHLVTHNLKNDVIHLTEKELSDFLRKNLLA from the coding sequence ATGAAATTCGATCACCAAACGACATGGGTTCTTGCTGCGGACACCAATACTTGCCGAATTTATAAATCAACCACAACGCCTTACGATCTAAAATTAATAAAAGAATTGCAACATCCTCAAAGTAAACTAAGGGATATTGAATTAACTTCAGAAAAACCAGGTCGCTATAATACAGCGACCACAACTCGAGGAACCTATACACAACAATCTGATCCCAAAGAAATAGAGATCGATAATTTTGCAAGAACAATTGCAGAAGAATTAGATCATTCCAGAAATGCTCATGAGTATGACAAGCTTATTGTAATCACAGGACCGCATATGAATGGGCTTTTATTTCATCATCTCAACAAGCATGTCCATCATTTGGTAACTCATAATTTAAAAAACGACGTGATTCATTTGACAGAAAAGGAGTTGTCTGACTTTTTACGAAAGAATTTATTAGCATAG
- a CDS encoding cupredoxin domain-containing protein, giving the protein MLRTLPRTIILTLLCSGILSKPALAHAHHETSSVGSPGNAAKATKTIQVTASDDMRFNFSQKPTLHEGDIITFKVTNIGKVPHEFSIGDEKEQKAHQEMMRAMPGMVHEDGNTITINPGETKTLTWKFKSNPQHDVVFACNIPGHFEAGMYQKATIANP; this is encoded by the coding sequence ATGCTACGTACACTACCAAGAACAATTATTTTGACTCTGTTGTGCTCAGGGATTTTAAGCAAGCCAGCATTGGCACACGCTCATCATGAAACAAGCTCAGTAGGCAGTCCAGGGAATGCGGCAAAAGCTACAAAAACGATTCAGGTGACTGCTTCGGATGACATGCGATTTAACTTTTCACAAAAACCTACACTTCATGAGGGTGACATCATAACCTTTAAAGTAACCAATATTGGAAAAGTACCTCATGAATTCTCGATTGGTGATGAAAAGGAACAAAAGGCACATCAAGAAATGATGCGCGCAATGCCAGGCATGGTCCATGAAGACGGTAATACCATTACCATTAATCCAGGTGAAACGAAAACATTAACCTGGAAATTTAAATCAAATCCCCAACATGATGTTGTATTTGCCTGTAATATCCCGGGGCATTTTGAAGCCGGTATGTACCAAAAAGCAACGATTGCGAATCCTTAA
- a CDS encoding response regulator transcription factor codes for MDKPYTNTTIFIVDDDPEICQSFRWLFESINLQVQTYENAQDFLDNYNNESGCLIIDVRMPVMSGLELLEQLNESKNQLPIILITGYGDITMAIRAMKAGAEDFILKPVNHQNLLDITQRCLKKIKRKMTLSQIDFQERMNSLTKREKQVMHLVVEGHLNKQIAYELNISISTVEVHRANVMRKMQVKSLAELIKINLIYDRGILSTAVLNEPA; via the coding sequence ATGGATAAGCCTTATACAAATACAACCATTTTTATCGTTGATGATGATCCAGAGATTTGCCAATCATTTCGTTGGTTATTTGAATCAATAAATCTTCAAGTTCAAACTTATGAAAATGCCCAAGATTTCCTCGATAATTACAATAATGAGAGCGGATGCTTGATCATCGATGTACGTATGCCTGTAATGAGCGGTTTAGAATTACTCGAGCAATTGAATGAATCAAAAAACCAATTGCCCATAATCCTCATCACAGGTTATGGTGATATTACAATGGCCATCCGCGCTATGAAAGCAGGAGCCGAAGATTTCATTCTTAAACCAGTGAATCATCAGAATTTATTGGATATAACACAAAGATGCCTTAAAAAAATTAAAAGGAAGATGACGCTGTCTCAAATCGATTTTCAGGAGCGGATGAATAGCTTAACCAAACGTGAAAAACAGGTCATGCATTTGGTTGTTGAAGGCCACCTTAATAAACAGATTGCTTATGAACTTAATATATCGATATCCACAGTTGAAGTTCATCGTGCAAATGTCATGAGAAAAATGCAGGTAAAATCGCTAGCTGAGCTGATAAAAATTAATCTGATTTATGATCGGGGTATTCTATCCACTGCTGTCTTGAATGAACCCGCGTGA
- a CDS encoding Hsp20/alpha crystallin family protein has translation MSKVTQFKKGTPSKGSTSKGSSIQINRSQNPFLSLQNEVDRLFSDFNDFFSPAKFNWGQFEKLALAPSMDVVEDKDHFCVQLEMPGLDEKDIKVSILDNVLTISGEKSSSKKNEGKRYISREISFGKYERSISLPTSVDLTQAKATFKKGMLWVDLPKKTESKTGTRDIKVEQAK, from the coding sequence ATGAGCAAAGTAACGCAATTTAAGAAAGGAACTCCCAGCAAAGGCTCGACAAGCAAGGGGTCTTCCATTCAAATTAATCGTTCACAAAATCCATTTTTAAGTCTGCAAAATGAAGTGGATAGATTATTTAGTGATTTTAATGATTTCTTTTCACCAGCTAAATTTAATTGGGGACAATTTGAAAAACTGGCCCTTGCTCCTTCAATGGATGTTGTTGAGGATAAAGATCATTTCTGTGTTCAGTTAGAAATGCCAGGTTTAGACGAAAAAGACATTAAGGTTTCCATATTGGATAATGTACTCACTATTAGTGGTGAAAAGTCCAGTTCGAAAAAAAATGAAGGCAAACGATATATATCCCGAGAAATCAGCTTTGGGAAATATGAACGATCCATTTCTTTACCCACTAGCGTTGATTTGACTCAAGCGAAAGCAACGTTTAAAAAAGGAATGCTTTGGGTTGATTTACCTAAGAAAACGGAATCTAAAACTGGAACCCGAGATATCAAGGTGGAACAAGCCAAATAG
- a CDS encoding archease, whose protein sequence is MSAKKGWEHFSHESDIGVRGYGATVSEAFAMGALALTNVITRSPSVHPHKKIHITCEAPNQEILFVDWLNAIIYNMAIHNMLFREFDVTIKGLKLTAIIAGEHVDISRHQPAVEVKGATFTELKVYPSNNIWVAQCVVDV, encoded by the coding sequence ATGAGTGCAAAAAAAGGGTGGGAACATTTTTCGCATGAATCCGATATCGGAGTCAGAGGTTATGGAGCAACGGTGTCGGAGGCATTTGCAATGGGGGCGCTTGCCTTGACGAATGTCATCACTCGCTCGCCATCCGTCCATCCCCACAAGAAAATCCATATAACTTGTGAGGCACCCAATCAGGAGATTTTATTTGTCGATTGGTTAAATGCCATTATTTATAACATGGCAATCCACAACATGCTGTTTCGTGAGTTTGATGTCACCATCAAGGGGCTGAAGTTAACTGCTATAATTGCAGGTGAACACGTAGATATTAGCCGACATCAACCTGCGGTAGAGGTCAAAGGGGCAACGTTTACTGAATTAAAAGTGTACCCAAGCAATAACATTTGGGTGGCACAATGTGTTGTTGATGTGTAA
- a CDS encoding NADAR family protein: MPLSKRSNTGSIKKLSGPSNHVNYQAQSDSIDVVAFDREGDEWGVFSNYAEIPIEMETPFGKRTFPTVEHYFQYQKDPQDKQYLDRILQGNAQNARDEGQKKAWTNFHLADEAMQRAIQAKLKNPEVQKALRATGNACLIEDTGSRATKNQDGNWGWKKGGAIESFADTGNKLGILWMQERNRLYQQDGHFSTIVQNPGDLSERARGIMTRNYSNMDLFQLSKQLPDSSISPKKDNFPSSRMKNSLHEMTHQHTSSVEVSAMIRTMMASSAPTTTELPIVSKGLQNGTFKIAFDNPQEAAAFRNLLQKQGFETSYFGNNERYPMECSGKTLNHIVRFENHGSKTEIPQEALQFLKQKFNDENKVASIVEKMGFERPSPSQSLQH, encoded by the coding sequence ATGCCTTTGAGTAAACGATCCAATACAGGTTCAATTAAAAAATTAAGTGGCCCCTCAAATCATGTTAATTATCAGGCTCAATCGGATAGTATTGATGTTGTTGCTTTTGATAGAGAAGGAGATGAATGGGGAGTTTTTTCTAATTATGCAGAAATTCCTATCGAAATGGAGACACCATTTGGAAAAAGGACGTTTCCTACAGTGGAGCATTATTTTCAATATCAAAAAGATCCTCAGGATAAACAATATCTAGACAGAATTCTTCAAGGAAATGCCCAGAATGCGAGGGATGAAGGGCAAAAAAAAGCATGGACGAATTTTCACTTAGCTGACGAAGCAATGCAACGAGCAATTCAAGCAAAATTAAAAAATCCTGAAGTTCAAAAGGCGCTGAGAGCAACAGGCAATGCGTGTCTTATAGAAGATACAGGAAGTAGAGCCACTAAAAATCAGGATGGTAATTGGGGTTGGAAAAAAGGGGGGGCGATTGAGTCATTTGCTGACACTGGCAATAAACTTGGTATCTTATGGATGCAGGAGCGAAATCGTTTGTACCAACAAGATGGCCATTTTTCAACGATTGTGCAAAATCCAGGTGACTTATCAGAGCGAGCGCGAGGAATTATGACCCGGAATTACAGCAACATGGATCTTTTTCAACTCAGTAAACAATTGCCAGATTCTTCTATATCACCCAAAAAAGATAATTTTCCTTCCTCTCGTATGAAAAATTCTTTGCATGAAATGACTCATCAACACACTTCAAGCGTTGAGGTGAGTGCAATGATTCGCACCATGATGGCGTCAAGCGCGCCTACAACAACAGAGCTACCCATAGTCAGCAAGGGCTTACAAAATGGTACATTCAAAATCGCTTTCGACAATCCCCAGGAGGCGGCTGCTTTTAGAAACTTACTGCAAAAGCAAGGTTTCGAAACGTCCTATTTTGGTAACAACGAACGTTATCCCATGGAATGTTCAGGAAAAACCTTAAATCATATAGTTCGCTTTGAGAATCACGGTTCAAAAACAGAAATTCCTCAAGAGGCATTACAGTTTCTTAAACAAAAATTTAATGATGAGAATAAAGTCGCGAGCATCGTTGAGAAAATGGGATTTGAACGACCTAGTCCCAGTCAATCACTACAACACTAA
- a CDS encoding DUF6790 family protein, with protein MVNLIVLAMRNDTMTFFILGLVGALLEWLFRARPKKKAKVIEIIFSWYLLFNIGLAFLFNFIMHVFLGDFTAQFIGWPQSPFQTEVGFASLGIAVNGIISFRGSIAFRAATIIVPALFLWGAAGVHLYQMIVAHNFEPGNAGSVFWTDIFMPVIAFLLLWMQYRNPETHAIQKVIVR; from the coding sequence ATGGTTAATTTGATTGTTTTGGCAATGCGTAATGACACAATGACTTTTTTTATACTGGGATTGGTAGGTGCTCTTCTAGAGTGGTTATTCCGTGCACGACCGAAGAAAAAAGCGAAGGTTATTGAAATCATTTTTTCTTGGTATTTGTTGTTTAATATCGGATTAGCCTTTTTATTTAACTTTATAATGCATGTCTTTCTGGGGGATTTTACCGCCCAGTTTATTGGTTGGCCACAAAGCCCATTTCAAACGGAAGTCGGCTTTGCCAGCTTAGGAATTGCTGTGAATGGAATAATCAGCTTTAGAGGTTCAATTGCCTTTCGTGCGGCAACGATTATAGTTCCTGCCCTGTTCTTATGGGGGGCTGCGGGTGTGCATCTTTATCAAATGATTGTTGCTCATAATTTTGAGCCTGGCAATGCCGGTAGCGTATTTTGGACGGATATCTTCATGCCCGTTATTGCCTTTTTATTACTTTGGATGCAATACCGAAACCCCGAAACACACGCAATCCAGAAGGTGATTGTCCGTTAA
- a CDS encoding GNAT family N-acetyltransferase produces MLLFSTALLKHQLDFAPLSECMEYLPAVAAWAENEWGYIRNKGVEYREQLLSSLKEHVYVGTFNGQPVALFALFPKEMASEFHEKKFKAPTVTELMYVYVDKTYRGLNFGKQVVEKAKEIAKSKEAEFIMLDTLKPSLNRFYQNSGAQIIAENQLFSHPTDVLTIKL; encoded by the coding sequence ATGTTACTTTTTAGCACTGCATTATTGAAACATCAATTGGATTTTGCTCCATTATCTGAGTGTATGGAGTATTTACCAGCGGTTGCTGCTTGGGCAGAAAACGAGTGGGGCTATATTCGTAACAAAGGAGTTGAATACCGTGAGCAACTTCTTAGTTCCTTGAAGGAGCATGTCTATGTGGGAACTTTTAATGGTCAGCCTGTGGCCTTATTTGCTTTATTTCCCAAAGAAATGGCCTCTGAGTTTCATGAAAAGAAGTTCAAAGCACCCACTGTAACTGAATTGATGTATGTTTATGTAGATAAAACTTACCGTGGATTAAATTTTGGCAAGCAAGTTGTCGAAAAAGCAAAGGAAATAGCAAAATCTAAAGAAGCTGAGTTCATCATGCTGGATACCTTAAAACCTTCATTAAATCGATTTTATCAAAATTCTGGAGCACAAATTATCGCGGAAAATCAATTGTTCTCTCATCCTACCGATGTATTAACCATTAAATTATAG
- a CDS encoding NAD-dependent malic enzyme, which produces MRNQKCSASNSITMRVRMKNTPGTFGKLAAAIEKEGGQIGAIDIVRVETDAQIRDITIYTCGTKHAEIIVEQLRTIPTLEVIHVSDRTFLAHLGGKIEIKSRIPLKTRDDLSIAYTPGVARICSAIYKKPEDVFNLTIKKNTVAVVSDGTAVLGLGNMGPYAAIPVMEGKALLFKEFANVDAFPICLNTQNVDEIVATIKNIAPVFGGINLEDIAAPRCFEVEERLKKELNIPVFHDDQHGTAVVLAAAMINSLKLVKKQLEQIKVVVVGIGAAGTACTKMLLNLGVKNIIGCDCEGVLYVGKPGLSPVHRWYAEHTNPNLEKGTVHDAIKGADVFIGVSKPGVIDAKDIKKMNQDAIVFAMANPIPEIMPEDAKKYATIVATGRSDYPNQINNVLCFPGIFRGALDCMATEINEEMKLAAAYAIASSIEEQYLSCSYIVPSVFDTTVVKRVAQAVKQAAIQTGVARKMKT; this is translated from the coding sequence ATGAGAAATCAAAAGTGTTCTGCCTCGAATAGCATTACGATGCGAGTCCGCATGAAAAATACTCCTGGCACTTTTGGTAAGTTAGCAGCTGCTATCGAAAAAGAAGGCGGGCAAATTGGTGCGATTGATATCGTCCGTGTTGAAACAGATGCCCAGATACGTGATATTACCATTTACACCTGTGGCACCAAACACGCAGAAATAATCGTCGAACAACTGCGGACTATCCCTACTTTAGAGGTCATTCACGTATCTGATCGAACTTTTCTGGCTCATCTGGGCGGAAAAATTGAAATTAAAAGTCGTATTCCGTTAAAGACACGTGATGATCTGTCCATTGCCTATACCCCGGGGGTGGCGCGAATTTGCTCTGCGATTTATAAAAAGCCGGAAGATGTCTTTAATCTCACAATTAAAAAAAATACTGTCGCGGTAGTCTCTGACGGGACAGCAGTATTAGGTTTGGGAAATATGGGGCCCTATGCTGCCATTCCTGTCATGGAAGGGAAAGCCTTACTATTTAAAGAATTTGCAAATGTTGATGCGTTTCCTATTTGTTTGAATACCCAAAATGTGGATGAAATCGTTGCTACGATTAAGAATATTGCTCCAGTATTTGGTGGAATTAATTTAGAAGATATTGCTGCACCTCGTTGTTTTGAAGTGGAAGAGCGACTCAAGAAAGAATTGAATATCCCGGTATTTCATGATGATCAACATGGCACAGCAGTAGTGCTGGCTGCTGCAATGATTAATTCACTCAAATTGGTTAAGAAGCAATTGGAACAGATTAAAGTGGTTGTCGTAGGTATTGGGGCTGCAGGGACGGCATGTACCAAAATGTTACTCAACTTAGGAGTAAAAAATATTATTGGTTGTGATTGTGAAGGGGTGCTCTATGTCGGGAAGCCCGGATTAAGTCCAGTTCATCGGTGGTATGCCGAACATACAAATCCTAATCTTGAGAAAGGTACCGTACACGATGCGATAAAGGGCGCAGATGTATTTATTGGTGTTTCAAAACCTGGTGTGATTGATGCGAAAGACATAAAAAAAATGAACCAAGATGCAATTGTTTTTGCAATGGCTAATCCCATACCCGAAATAATGCCTGAAGACGCAAAAAAATATGCGACCATTGTCGCAACAGGGCGAAGTGATTATCCGAATCAAATTAATAATGTACTCTGCTTTCCTGGTATTTTTAGGGGCGCGTTGGATTGTATGGCTACAGAGATTAATGAGGAAATGAAGCTCGCCGCGGCATACGCTATAGCAAGCTCTATAGAGGAACAGTATTTAAGCTGTAGTTATATTGTTCCTAGTGTGTTTGATACGACGGTGGTAAAAAGGGTGGCTCAAGCAGTGAAACAGGCAGCCATTCAAACCGGAGTGGCGCGTAAAATGAAAACATAG
- a CDS encoding RtcB family protein, with product MDLNLLEKISDFEWRIPQHGKMRVPGLIFASEELILNMDMKVYEQVTNVATLPGIVRGSYAMPDAHWGYGFPIGGVAAFDPDNEGVVSAGGVGFDISCGVRLLSTGLKREEFEPYKEQLADALFAHIPAGVGSKSRINLTMNQMDDMLHGGAVWAVKQGYGEKEDLERIEDYGRVEGALPEHVSEHAKKRQKNEMGTLGSGNHYLEIQEVRKIYCEQTAAAFGLSRGDVVVSIHCGSRGLGHQIGTDFLRSMLIHAQQHGIQLVDRELACAPIRSAMGEHYLGAMRSGINCALANREIITHFMREVFQNEMPGTQIKLIYDVSHNTCKEETHQIEGKPKRLFVHRKGATRAFGPGHPQLTMAFRHVGQPVIIGGSMGTASYVLVGTENSENKSFGSACHGAGRAMSRHQASKKWRGSEIIEQLAQQGILIRSSSYRGVAEEAPEAYKNVDLVVDAAQASGLTKKVARLVPIVCVKG from the coding sequence ATGGACCTGAATTTATTAGAAAAAATCAGTGATTTTGAATGGCGAATTCCCCAACATGGGAAGATGCGTGTACCGGGGCTTATTTTTGCCTCAGAAGAGTTAATCCTCAATATGGATATGAAAGTCTATGAACAAGTCACGAATGTAGCTACTTTACCCGGAATTGTTCGTGGCTCCTATGCGATGCCTGATGCACATTGGGGATATGGGTTTCCCATTGGGGGAGTTGCAGCATTTGATCCCGATAATGAAGGTGTTGTCTCTGCAGGGGGTGTTGGTTTTGATATTTCTTGTGGGGTCAGGCTCCTATCTACGGGGCTTAAGCGCGAAGAGTTTGAACCCTATAAAGAGCAACTTGCAGATGCTCTATTTGCTCATATTCCAGCGGGTGTAGGCAGTAAAAGTCGTATTAATCTAACCATGAATCAAATGGATGATATGTTGCATGGCGGTGCTGTTTGGGCAGTAAAGCAGGGCTATGGTGAAAAAGAGGATTTAGAACGAATTGAAGATTATGGTCGCGTAGAGGGGGCCTTGCCTGAGCATGTTTCAGAACATGCAAAAAAACGTCAAAAAAATGAAATGGGTACCTTGGGTTCTGGTAATCACTATTTGGAGATTCAGGAAGTACGCAAAATATATTGCGAACAGACTGCTGCAGCATTCGGTTTATCCCGAGGGGATGTGGTTGTGAGTATCCATTGTGGCTCACGTGGCCTCGGACATCAAATAGGAACTGATTTTCTCCGTTCTATGTTAATCCACGCACAACAGCATGGTATCCAACTCGTTGATCGTGAATTAGCTTGTGCTCCTATTCGTTCCGCTATGGGGGAACATTATTTAGGCGCTATGCGTTCAGGAATTAATTGTGCGCTGGCTAATCGTGAAATTATTACCCATTTTATGCGCGAAGTATTTCAGAATGAAATGCCAGGAACCCAAATAAAACTCATTTATGACGTATCCCATAATACCTGCAAGGAAGAAACACATCAGATCGAGGGTAAACCCAAGCGCTTATTTGTTCACCGAAAAGGGGCAACACGAGCTTTTGGCCCAGGTCATCCTCAATTAACAATGGCGTTTCGTCATGTAGGACAACCTGTAATCATTGGTGGCAGCATGGGAACGGCGTCTTATGTCTTAGTTGGTACAGAGAATTCTGAAAACAAATCCTTTGGCTCTGCTTGCCATGGGGCAGGGCGGGCAATGAGCCGGCATCAGGCAAGCAAAAAATGGCGTGGGAGTGAGATTATTGAGCAATTAGCGCAACAAGGAATTTTAATTCGCAGCAGCTCTTATCGTGGTGTCGCAGAAGAAGCGCCCGAGGCATATAAGAATGTCGATCTCGTTGTTGATGCCGCGCAAGCGTCTGGTTTAACTAAAAAAGTTGCCCGACTGGTACCTATTGTTTGTGTTAAAGGATAG
- a CDS encoding DNA-3-methyladenine glycosylase family protein — protein sequence METFLTLHPVAPFRLDYTALALRRRSKNNVDLWDGQRYTRLLVMENVPVKVVVEQNKNFNESKLKLWIKGEGLEVYQNQILNEVETILGLKRDLHDFYHIAQHDAQLNPLVLQFKGFKPPRFPSVFEALVNAISCQQISLDAGLQIQNRLAEFLSLRIKEEEHLFYAFPRPNEVANCSVPELKKIGYSTSKSETLIRLATAIMQDEFMFATLENKGNEVIIDFLCDFKGIGRWTAEYVLLRGLGRIDIFPGDDLGAQNNLYQFLHLDRKPNYKKIAEITAKWHPYAGLIYFHLLLKRMHEKQH from the coding sequence ATGGAGACTTTTTTGACCTTACATCCAGTAGCTCCGTTTCGGTTGGATTATACTGCTTTAGCTTTGCGGAGAAGAAGTAAAAATAACGTCGATCTTTGGGATGGGCAACGTTACACAAGACTATTGGTTATGGAGAATGTGCCCGTTAAAGTAGTGGTGGAACAAAATAAAAATTTCAACGAATCCAAGCTGAAATTATGGATTAAAGGTGAGGGCTTAGAAGTCTATCAAAATCAAATTTTAAATGAAGTAGAGACGATACTTGGGTTGAAACGTGATCTCCATGATTTTTATCATATCGCACAACATGATGCCCAATTAAATCCTCTTGTCTTGCAATTTAAAGGATTCAAACCGCCTCGATTTCCTTCTGTTTTTGAAGCGCTTGTTAATGCAATTTCTTGCCAACAAATCTCTTTAGACGCCGGATTGCAAATTCAAAATCGATTGGCTGAATTTCTGAGCCTTAGGATTAAAGAAGAAGAGCACCTATTTTATGCGTTTCCAAGACCCAATGAAGTGGCAAACTGCTCGGTTCCTGAATTAAAGAAAATAGGCTATAGCACTTCTAAAAGTGAGACCCTTATACGCTTAGCAACAGCAATCATGCAAGATGAGTTTATGTTTGCTACCCTGGAAAACAAAGGAAATGAGGTGATCATCGATTTTTTATGTGATTTTAAAGGCATAGGTCGCTGGACTGCGGAATACGTTTTATTACGTGGTTTAGGACGAATTGATATTTTCCCTGGTGATGATCTTGGCGCTCAGAATAATTTATATCAATTTTTGCATCTTGATAGGAAACCGAATTATAAGAAAATCGCAGAAATCACCGCAAAATGGCATCCCTACGCAGGTTTGATTTATTTCCATTTGTTATTAAAGCGCATGCATGAAAAGCAACACTAG
- a CDS encoding DMT family transporter, whose amino-acid sequence MQKSNVYLRGMFFLILAQIMVGVNIVFSKYLLSSIPVLFILALRFTLAAIILLPLHWFTSAKNKPLSYYFSQLKQRDWFFIGAQAVSAGVLFNFLILWGLNDTDANVAGIITSALPAIIALMSWIILGEKISGTKAICVGFATLGLIVIACDKLIGLHVSHSFKGDALVLISLLPEASYYILSKMHANSLPVFLISSLLNAINAILLLICLGFNSWGGLTIQFLDWMILIILGLSSGLFYVFWNFGCQKVDGVMASLSTAVMPLATVLIAWVLLGERLTFGQAIGMGMVILSITVYAKR is encoded by the coding sequence ATGCAAAAATCTAATGTTTATTTACGGGGTATGTTCTTCCTTATCTTGGCTCAAATTATGGTAGGTGTGAACATTGTTTTTTCCAAGTATTTGCTTTCTTCAATTCCGGTTCTATTTATTTTGGCTCTGCGCTTTACGTTGGCCGCTATTATTTTATTGCCCTTACACTGGTTTACCTCTGCTAAAAATAAGCCGTTAAGTTATTATTTTTCGCAATTAAAACAACGCGATTGGTTTTTTATTGGGGCTCAGGCAGTTTCTGCGGGGGTATTGTTCAATTTCCTGATATTATGGGGATTAAATGACACTGATGCGAATGTAGCGGGTATTATTACCAGTGCGTTACCTGCGATCATTGCGCTTATGTCTTGGATCATTCTGGGTGAAAAGATTTCCGGTACAAAGGCTATCTGTGTGGGTTTTGCCACCCTTGGATTAATCGTGATTGCGTGCGATAAGCTCATAGGCTTGCACGTGAGCCATTCTTTTAAGGGGGATGCACTGGTTTTAATTTCTCTTTTACCTGAAGCGAGTTACTATATTTTAAGTAAGATGCATGCGAATTCGCTGCCAGTATTTCTAATTTCCTCATTACTCAATGCAATCAATGCCATTTTGTTATTGATTTGTTTGGGCTTTAATTCCTGGGGTGGGCTAACCATCCAATTTTTAGATTGGATGATTTTGATTATTTTAGGTTTAAGCTCAGGTCTTTTTTATGTTTTTTGGAATTTTGGTTGTCAGAAGGTGGATGGAGTAATGGCTTCATTATCAACAGCAGTGATGCCATTAGCTACGGTGTTGATTGCCTGGGTACTGCTGGGTGAGCGACTGACTTTCGGACAAGCAATAGGTATGGGGATGGTGATTCTCTCAATTACAGTATATGCAAAACGGTAA
- a CDS encoding AraC family transcriptional regulator — MITHHVDLRSYHTESCSHSHDFAQLVLPLAGSMELEAGHYSGIVNHQVGVFIAPNERHCFSGSQENLFLVVDVANPNNLYREQRSHAFNLTTSIKKLVQFTHYHLAANEGDFLTDCLINQLLVHYATKSFSPELDRTVIKAKNWIDFYFADTVNVSKVAQHCHLSVSQLQRRFKHSLGCSIAEYWRFKKLNQAKQLLAAQHLSIEAIAFAVGYENLPAFSRRFSKVFGESPSQWRTKALSAKKMREMDNSY, encoded by the coding sequence TTGATTACCCATCATGTTGATCTTCGCTCCTACCATACTGAAAGCTGCAGTCACTCTCATGATTTTGCGCAATTGGTTTTACCGCTTGCTGGCTCTATGGAGTTGGAAGCAGGTCATTATTCTGGAATTGTTAATCATCAGGTTGGTGTTTTTATAGCCCCCAATGAACGGCATTGTTTTTCGGGAAGTCAGGAAAATCTTTTTCTAGTGGTTGATGTAGCAAACCCAAATAATCTCTATAGAGAACAGCGCTCTCATGCCTTTAATTTAACGACGAGCATTAAAAAGCTCGTACAATTTACACACTATCATTTAGCGGCGAATGAAGGTGATTTTTTGACTGATTGTTTAATTAATCAATTACTCGTGCATTATGCTACAAAATCGTTCTCTCCAGAGTTGGACCGAACGGTGATTAAGGCAAAAAATTGGATCGATTTTTATTTTGCCGATACGGTAAATGTAAGCAAAGTGGCGCAGCATTGTCATTTAAGTGTCAGTCAATTACAGCGTCGGTTCAAGCATTCTCTGGGTTGTAGTATTGCGGAGTATTGGCGATTTAAAAAATTAAATCAGGCCAAACAATTGCTTGCTGCACAGCATCTTTCTATTGAAGCCATCGCTTTTGCTGTCGGTTATGAAAATTTACCTGCATTTAGTCGACGATTCAGTAAAGTATTTGGTGAGTCGCCTTCTCAGTGGAGAACAAAAGCATTATCAGCAAAGAAAATGCGTGAAATGGATAACTCGTACTGA